In the genome of Myxococcus stipitatus, one region contains:
- a CDS encoding ActD-like protein: MTSPRRTPDWLLERIALGELPPEELAAARARLEQESDGPARLAALKADSAATLERLTPEQVTREVQARLRRASVEPKAPARSPWFTSALGLVPVLAALALFVVVQPDSATLEDPGTGPVAGLGTETTRSKGLTPRLEVHRQQGRGDELLADGAAAAAGDVVQLAYVAAGRTHGVILSVDGRGSVTLHTPEQGVEAAALAPSGTHRLPGAYELDDAPGFERFFFVTAEQPFEVETIVEAARKLAASPEAHTGSLSLPEGLTQVSFTLQK; the protein is encoded by the coding sequence ATGACTTCCCCTCGACGCACTCCGGACTGGCTGTTGGAGCGAATCGCCCTGGGAGAGCTTCCCCCGGAGGAGCTGGCCGCCGCGCGCGCCCGCCTGGAGCAGGAGTCGGATGGCCCGGCCCGGCTCGCCGCCCTGAAGGCGGACTCGGCCGCCACCCTGGAGCGCCTGACGCCCGAGCAGGTGACGCGCGAGGTGCAGGCGCGCCTGCGCCGTGCCTCCGTGGAGCCGAAGGCGCCGGCCCGCTCGCCGTGGTTCACGTCGGCCCTGGGCCTGGTGCCGGTGCTCGCCGCGCTGGCGCTCTTCGTGGTGGTGCAGCCGGACTCGGCCACGCTGGAGGACCCGGGGACGGGGCCCGTGGCGGGCCTGGGCACCGAGACGACCCGCTCCAAGGGCCTGACGCCCAGGCTGGAGGTCCACCGTCAGCAGGGGCGCGGCGACGAGCTGCTCGCGGATGGCGCCGCCGCCGCCGCGGGTGACGTGGTGCAGCTGGCCTATGTGGCGGCCGGACGCACGCATGGCGTCATCCTGTCGGTGGACGGGCGCGGCTCCGTCACGCTGCACACGCCGGAGCAGGGCGTGGAGGCCGCGGCGCTGGCGCCGTCGGGGACACACCGGCTGCCGGGGGCGTACGAGCTGGATGACGCGCCGGGCTTCGAGCGCTTCTTCTTCGTCACCGCCGAGCAGCCCTTCGAGGTGGAGACCATCGTGGAGGCGGCCCGGAAGCTGGCGGCCTCTCCGGAGGCTCACACCGGGTCTCTCTCGTTGCCCGAGGGCTTGACGCAGGTGTCCTTCACACTTCAAAAGTAG
- a CDS encoding ABC transporter ATP-binding protein, which produces MPFLRRREAPTFEFHRPTPGEQLIHFEHLKKSFGTKRVYDDLELEVRAGETLVVLGGSGTGKSVLLKCLIGLQRPDAGRIVFQGRDLTGFSEEQFIPVRRHVAMVFQGAALFDSLCVGENVAYPLREHFPEMPPDEVRARVAEKLALVNLPGTEQLMPSDLSGGMKKRVGLARAIATNPEVILWDEPTTGLDPVTTQSINAMINSMKTKLGSTSIVVTHDLVSAFAVGDRMAMLAERRIVQVGTREEFRRSTVPEVRAFLDARRVELEPGAMS; this is translated from the coding sequence ATGCCCTTCCTTCGCCGCCGAGAAGCGCCGACGTTCGAGTTCCATCGGCCCACGCCGGGTGAGCAGCTCATCCACTTCGAGCACCTGAAGAAGAGCTTCGGCACCAAGCGCGTGTATGACGACCTGGAGCTGGAGGTGCGCGCGGGGGAGACGCTGGTGGTGCTGGGCGGCTCCGGGACGGGGAAGAGCGTGCTGCTCAAGTGCCTCATCGGCCTGCAGCGCCCGGACGCCGGACGCATCGTCTTCCAGGGGCGGGACCTGACGGGCTTCTCCGAGGAGCAGTTCATCCCGGTACGCCGCCACGTGGCGATGGTGTTTCAGGGCGCGGCCCTGTTCGACTCATTGTGCGTGGGGGAGAACGTGGCCTATCCGCTGCGCGAGCACTTCCCGGAGATGCCTCCGGACGAGGTGCGCGCGCGCGTGGCGGAGAAGCTGGCGCTGGTGAACCTGCCGGGCACCGAGCAGCTCATGCCCTCCGACTTGTCGGGCGGCATGAAGAAGCGGGTGGGGCTGGCGCGCGCCATCGCCACCAACCCGGAGGTCATCCTCTGGGACGAGCCCACCACGGGGTTGGACCCGGTCACGACGCAGTCCATCAACGCGATGATCAACTCGATGAAGACGAAGCTGGGCAGCACCTCCATCGTCGTGACGCATGACCTGGTGAGCGCGTTCGCGGTGGGGGACCGGATGGCGATGCTGGCCGAGCGGAGAATCGTCCAGGTGGGGACACGCGAGGAGTTCCGCCGCTCGACGGTGCCGGAGGTGCGGGCGTTCCTCGACGCGCGCCGCGTGGAGCTGGAGCCGGGAGCCATGTCATGA
- a CDS encoding RNA polymerase sigma factor, whose amino-acid sequence MSIDVEAYYRRYGPQVLRRCRFLLRDEEKAVDAMHDVFVQLLRYQGALKDAAPSSLLHRIATTVCLNRLRGAKRRPEDREDELVLQIASTDDTESRASARGMLDRLFGRVPASSRDIAVLHLVDGMTLEETAREVGLSVSGVRKRLRALTSVLQELELEAA is encoded by the coding sequence GTGTCTATCGATGTGGAGGCCTACTACCGCCGATACGGCCCCCAGGTGCTCCGGCGCTGCCGCTTCCTCCTTCGTGACGAGGAGAAGGCCGTGGACGCCATGCACGACGTGTTCGTGCAGCTCTTGCGCTACCAGGGGGCGTTGAAGGACGCCGCTCCCTCGAGCCTGCTGCATCGCATCGCGACCACGGTGTGCCTCAACCGGCTGCGCGGCGCCAAGCGCCGGCCCGAGGACCGGGAGGATGAGCTGGTGCTGCAGATTGCCTCCACGGACGACACGGAGTCCCGCGCCAGCGCGCGGGGGATGCTGGACCGGCTCTTCGGCCGGGTGCCCGCGTCCAGCCGGGACATCGCGGTGCTGCACCTGGTGGATGGGATGACCCTGGAGGAGACGGCGCGCGAGGTGGGCCTGTCGGTTTCGGGTGTGCGCAAGCGCCTGCGCGCGCTGACGTCGGTGCTGCAAGAGCTGGAACTGGAGGCCGCATGA
- a CDS encoding peptidase: MKPFALLALWLWAGAAAAEVEAMSPLAMDEGEASSSKRGLRRGNVHMELWASDIQLANLAVKVGGGPFYLTLFAGLEPGGRKDARFNFGVGVGGHMVLSHRLWLDLDITGGAVQPVQKPLEGDGGNVLGQLRLMLGVQVVSRFALFVGPTYNLWYVWGQPDFASVTRMSVSESHPKADQRIQHWPGLQLGMHF; this comes from the coding sequence ATGAAACCCTTCGCCCTTCTCGCACTGTGGCTGTGGGCGGGGGCGGCCGCCGCCGAGGTCGAGGCGATGAGCCCCCTCGCGATGGACGAGGGTGAAGCCTCGTCGAGCAAGCGGGGCCTGCGTCGCGGCAACGTCCACATGGAGCTGTGGGCCAGCGACATCCAGCTGGCGAACCTGGCGGTGAAGGTGGGAGGCGGCCCCTTCTACCTGACGCTGTTCGCGGGCCTGGAGCCGGGCGGTCGCAAGGACGCTCGCTTCAACTTCGGCGTGGGCGTGGGCGGCCACATGGTGCTGTCGCACCGCCTCTGGCTGGACCTGGACATCACCGGCGGCGCGGTGCAGCCGGTGCAGAAGCCCCTGGAGGGCGACGGCGGCAACGTGCTGGGCCAGCTGCGGCTGATGCTCGGCGTCCAGGTGGTGTCGCGCTTCGCCCTGTTCGTCGGGCCCACCTACAACCTCTGGTACGTGTGGGGGCAGCCGGACTTCGCCTCCGTGACGCGCATGTCCGTGAGCGAGAGCCACCCGAAGGCGGACCAGCGCATCCAGCACTGGCCCGGCCTCCAGCTCGGCATGCACTTCTGA
- a CDS encoding ATP-binding protein: MSDPLALLEGLFLHSPVPYAIFDREGHCRLSNPAYRAMFGSVPPPEYSLFRDELVAKMGLDLLLHRAFEGETVQTPTIWYDVKELQHIEVTQAHRIAISCTCFPLACDAGEVQYIALAYKDVTAELMAREAEHLERRRLYQLLTKAPLAIDLLRGPDLRFEFASPLLKRLLGGRELVGRRLLDAVPDIAPDLVTLCLNVLKTGERVVAREYALTIDYAGKGQVETRYWNLSHEPLFDEQGRVDGIVTFAFEVTEQVLARHAVEHQQRWLEAVLDLMPMPVVMAEPNTGVLTFSNAAADQLYGGPMPTHVSASEYGEIFHVTDMQGRRLGPELLPSARAARGERLEGMEVMWHTKVGQFVLSICSEVLPAMHGHPEVTLLPFLDITRLKSVEQRLQDAIRVRDEFLSVASHELKTPLTVLGLRLQSFARAALADPDSDWSQRHARDVEGMLRQVMRLADLVNGLLDVSRIGTGRLNLEYEQVDLRALVQEVAARFQPEAERAECDVEVSGTGSIVGAWDRMRLEQVVTNLVSNALKYGAGHPVRVHVEVDDGRARLRVRDEGIGISAEAQARIFHKFERAVSERNYGGLGLGLYVTRTLVEAMEGVIRVDSQLGAGATFTVELPLCPSGPVAVAIKELAS, translated from the coding sequence GTGTCGGACCCGCTGGCGTTATTGGAAGGACTCTTCCTCCACTCGCCGGTGCCGTATGCCATTTTCGACAGGGAGGGACACTGTCGGCTGAGCAACCCCGCGTACCGGGCGATGTTCGGCTCGGTGCCTCCGCCCGAGTACAGCCTCTTCCGCGACGAGCTGGTGGCGAAGATGGGGCTGGACCTGCTCCTGCATCGCGCCTTCGAGGGCGAGACGGTCCAGACGCCCACCATCTGGTACGACGTGAAGGAGCTCCAACACATCGAGGTGACGCAGGCCCACCGCATCGCCATCTCCTGCACCTGCTTCCCGCTCGCCTGCGACGCGGGCGAGGTGCAGTACATCGCCCTGGCCTACAAGGACGTGACGGCGGAGCTGATGGCGCGAGAGGCCGAGCACCTCGAGCGGCGGCGCCTCTATCAATTGCTCACCAAGGCCCCGCTCGCCATCGACCTGCTGCGCGGCCCGGACCTGCGCTTCGAGTTCGCGAGCCCGCTGCTCAAGCGGCTGCTGGGCGGGCGCGAGCTGGTGGGGCGCCGGCTGCTGGATGCCGTTCCAGACATCGCGCCGGACCTGGTGACGCTGTGTCTGAATGTGCTGAAGACGGGCGAGCGGGTGGTGGCGCGTGAGTACGCGTTGACCATCGATTACGCGGGCAAGGGGCAGGTGGAGACGCGGTACTGGAATCTCTCGCATGAGCCGCTGTTCGACGAGCAGGGCCGGGTGGATGGGATTGTGACGTTTGCCTTCGAGGTCACCGAGCAGGTGCTCGCCCGGCACGCGGTGGAGCACCAGCAGCGGTGGCTGGAGGCGGTGCTGGACCTGATGCCCATGCCCGTGGTGATGGCCGAGCCCAACACGGGCGTGCTCACCTTCTCCAACGCCGCCGCGGACCAGCTGTACGGAGGCCCCATGCCCACGCATGTGTCCGCCTCCGAGTACGGCGAAATCTTCCATGTGACGGACATGCAGGGCCGCCGCCTGGGGCCGGAGCTGCTGCCCTCCGCGCGCGCGGCGCGAGGCGAGCGGCTGGAGGGCATGGAGGTCATGTGGCACACGAAGGTGGGCCAGTTCGTGCTCAGCATCTGCTCGGAGGTGCTGCCCGCGATGCACGGGCACCCCGAGGTGACGCTCCTGCCCTTCCTGGACATCACCCGCTTGAAGTCGGTGGAGCAGCGGCTCCAGGACGCCATCCGCGTGCGTGATGAGTTCCTGTCCGTGGCGAGCCACGAGCTGAAGACGCCGCTGACGGTGCTGGGCCTGCGGCTGCAATCCTTCGCGCGCGCGGCGCTGGCGGACCCCGACTCCGACTGGTCCCAGCGCCATGCGCGCGACGTGGAGGGCATGCTGCGCCAGGTGATGCGGCTGGCGGACCTGGTGAATGGCCTGCTGGACGTGTCGCGCATCGGCACGGGGCGGCTGAATCTGGAGTACGAGCAGGTGGACCTGCGCGCGCTGGTGCAGGAGGTCGCCGCCCGCTTCCAGCCCGAGGCGGAGCGCGCGGAGTGCGACGTGGAGGTCTCCGGCACCGGCTCCATCGTCGGTGCGTGGGACCGGATGCGGCTGGAGCAGGTGGTGACGAACCTGGTGTCCAACGCGCTCAAGTACGGCGCGGGCCACCCGGTGCGGGTGCACGTCGAGGTGGATGACGGCCGCGCGCGCCTGCGGGTGCGCGACGAGGGCATCGGCATCAGCGCGGAGGCCCAGGCGCGCATCTTCCACAAGTTCGAGCGCGCCGTGTCGGAGCGGAACTACGGCGGCCTGGGCCTGGGCCTGTACGTCACCCGCACGCTGGTGGAGGCCATGGAGGGCGTCATCCGCGTGGACAGCCAGCTGGGCGCGGGAGCGACCTTCACCGTGGAGCTGCCGCTCTGTCCGTCCGGGCCGGTGGCCGTGGCCATCAAGGAGCTGGCGTCCTGA
- the dnaN gene encoding DNA polymerase III subunit beta yields MEFRIAADELKKALYRAQGIVERKTTMPILANVLVNATKGGITVTAFDLDIGIVSEHPAEVIKPGAVTLSAKYVFDIVQNLPDAQVTLKKLANNYVDISSGSAHFKIVGMAAEEYPKLPKEENAPLVQVGGSTLLEMIKKTQFAISSDETRYILNGVFFEPQASGKVRMVATDGHRLSLIERELTGDFKLKSGVIIPRKGLMELKRLLDEAPDAECHLGFAENSALFKKPGLTMVMRLIDGQFPEYQRVIPKEGEKVVLVPKVRFLEGLKRIALLSADKSNAVRIGLEENKLVITASNPDLGEARDVVELAYRGNDITVGFNARYLTDVLMVTETDEVSFELGDEHSPGVLHAPGDRTFTAVVMPMRV; encoded by the coding sequence ATGGAATTCCGCATCGCCGCCGACGAGCTGAAGAAGGCCCTCTATCGTGCCCAAGGCATCGTGGAGCGCAAGACGACGATGCCCATCCTCGCGAACGTGCTCGTCAACGCGACGAAGGGTGGCATCACCGTCACCGCGTTCGACCTGGACATCGGCATCGTCTCCGAGCACCCCGCCGAGGTCATCAAGCCTGGCGCCGTCACGCTCAGCGCCAAGTACGTCTTCGACATCGTCCAGAACCTGCCCGACGCGCAGGTGACGCTGAAGAAGCTGGCGAACAACTACGTGGACATCTCCAGCGGCTCCGCCCACTTCAAGATCGTGGGCATGGCCGCGGAGGAGTACCCGAAGCTGCCCAAGGAGGAGAACGCCCCGCTGGTGCAGGTGGGCGGCAGCACGCTGCTGGAGATGATCAAGAAGACCCAGTTCGCCATCTCCAGCGACGAGACGCGCTACATCCTCAACGGCGTCTTCTTCGAGCCGCAGGCCAGCGGCAAGGTCCGCATGGTGGCCACCGACGGCCACCGCCTCTCGCTCATCGAGCGCGAGCTGACGGGTGACTTCAAGCTCAAGAGCGGCGTCATCATCCCGCGCAAGGGCTTGATGGAGCTCAAGCGCCTCTTGGACGAGGCCCCGGATGCGGAGTGCCACCTGGGCTTCGCGGAGAACTCTGCGCTGTTCAAGAAGCCGGGCCTGACGATGGTGATGCGCCTCATCGACGGCCAGTTCCCCGAGTACCAGCGCGTGATTCCCAAGGAGGGCGAGAAGGTCGTCCTCGTCCCCAAGGTGCGCTTCCTGGAGGGCCTCAAGCGCATCGCCCTCTTGTCCGCGGACAAGAGCAACGCGGTGCGCATCGGCCTGGAGGAGAACAAGCTGGTCATCACCGCGAGCAACCCGGACCTGGGTGAGGCGCGCGACGTGGTGGAGCTGGCCTACCGGGGCAACGACATCACCGTGGGCTTCAACGCGCGCTACCTGACGGACGTCCTGATGGTGACGGAGACGGACGAGGTGAGCTTCGAGCTGGGGGATGAGCACAGCCCCGGTGTCCTGCACGCCCCGGGCGACCGGACGTTCACCGCCGTCGTCATGCCCATGCGCGTCTGA
- a CDS encoding DUF6748 domain-containing protein has translation MNVRPLLLAALALGFAAGCSKSSSTPPTPSNEPGTPSAGDSKQPSTPSAPSGDQSGTPVPPSPQGNTNEVKMGESNVYIVKDSGIRCIAPPCPSYNAFLADKPDMDAIPIHELDLSAVSGGSEQQLESLMQRTVAGGLKIQGVLETRPKAGPAGDATVLRATKVE, from the coding sequence ATGAACGTCCGTCCGCTGTTGCTCGCCGCCCTCGCGCTGGGCTTCGCCGCCGGGTGCAGCAAGTCTTCTTCCACGCCGCCGACGCCGTCGAACGAGCCCGGAACCCCCTCCGCCGGGGACTCCAAGCAGCCGTCCACGCCGTCCGCGCCCAGCGGTGACCAGAGCGGCACCCCTGTCCCACCTTCCCCCCAAGGCAACACCAACGAGGTCAAGATGGGTGAGAGCAACGTCTACATCGTCAAGGACAGCGGCATCCGTTGCATCGCCCCGCCCTGCCCGTCCTACAACGCCTTCCTCGCGGACAAGCCGGACATGGACGCGATTCCCATCCATGAGCTGGACCTGTCCGCCGTGTCGGGGGGCTCCGAGCAGCAGCTGGAGTCGCTGATGCAGCGCACCGTGGCGGGGGGCCTGAAGATTCAGGGCGTCCTGGAGACGCGCCCCAAGGCGGGCCCCGCGGGCGACGCCACCGTGCTGCGCGCCACCAAGGTGGAGTAG
- the recF gene encoding DNA replication/repair protein RecF (All proteins in this family for which functions are known are DNA-binding proteins that assist the filamentation of RecA onto DNA for the initiation of recombination or recombinational repair.): MRLLALHVQDFRNLAQVSLAPSAHATIAVGQNGQGKTNLLEALYFLATLKPLRAGRLSELVRWGTDGARVSGRFLLKGAEREIAVEVGGGTRQAFVDGKKAPSLEEYFGGVSVVAFTPDDLEVVKGGPDSRRGFLDRAVFNRFPAYLRESREYARALKNRNRLLREGGAVDPAYLEAYDETLAKAGARIYSRRRALMLELAPRAQATFASIGRTVDPATYGYHPAHLGGDFAGADEAALALALREALSERLRRDSDRGFTSVGPHADDVSVTLGGRSARAYASQGQQRALVLGWKIAEIENLQTCMGFLPLLMLDDVSSELDPERNAYLMDYLSRSGAQVFLSTTDGSLVRGAAAEDTLWLSVATGQVSLKDLQAPDAG, translated from the coding sequence GTGCGCCTCCTCGCACTCCACGTCCAAGACTTCCGCAATCTCGCGCAGGTGTCGCTCGCGCCCAGTGCTCATGCCACCATCGCCGTGGGGCAGAACGGGCAGGGCAAGACGAACCTGCTGGAGGCGCTCTACTTCCTCGCCACGCTCAAGCCGCTGAGGGCCGGGCGGCTGTCGGAGCTCGTGCGCTGGGGCACCGACGGTGCCCGCGTCAGCGGCCGCTTCCTCCTCAAGGGAGCCGAGCGCGAAATCGCCGTGGAGGTGGGCGGCGGCACGCGGCAGGCCTTCGTGGACGGCAAGAAGGCGCCCAGCCTGGAGGAGTACTTCGGCGGCGTGTCCGTGGTGGCCTTCACGCCGGATGACCTGGAGGTGGTGAAGGGCGGCCCGGACTCACGGCGTGGCTTCCTGGACCGGGCGGTGTTCAACCGCTTCCCCGCCTACCTCCGGGAGAGCCGGGAGTACGCGCGCGCGCTGAAGAACCGCAACCGCCTCTTGCGCGAGGGCGGCGCGGTGGACCCCGCCTACCTGGAGGCCTACGACGAGACGCTCGCGAAGGCGGGCGCGCGCATCTACTCCCGCCGGCGCGCGCTGATGCTGGAGCTGGCGCCTCGGGCCCAGGCGACCTTCGCGTCCATCGGCCGCACGGTGGACCCGGCCACGTACGGCTATCACCCGGCGCACCTGGGCGGAGACTTCGCGGGCGCGGACGAGGCCGCGCTCGCCCTGGCGCTGCGGGAGGCGCTGAGCGAGCGCCTGCGCCGGGACTCGGACCGGGGCTTCACCTCCGTGGGGCCTCACGCGGACGACGTGTCGGTGACGCTGGGCGGCCGCAGCGCGCGGGCCTACGCGAGCCAGGGACAGCAGCGTGCGCTGGTGCTCGGCTGGAAGATTGCTGAAATCGAGAACCTCCAGACGTGCATGGGGTTCCTGCCGCTGCTCATGCTGGATGACGTGTCGAGCGAGCTGGACCCGGAGCGCAACGCCTACCTGATGGACTACCTGTCGAGGAGCGGCGCGCAGGTCTTCCTCTCCACCACGGACGGCTCCCTGGTGCGCGGCGCGGCGGCGGAGGACACGCTGTGGCTCTCCGTGGCGACGGGGCAGGTGTCCCTGAAGGACCTGCAGGCCCCCGACGCGGGCTGA
- a CDS encoding ABC transporter permease, translating to MSPSVEAGATLMPSTERHRLMERVRFRLESLGAMAVMTGQVLSRAVRPPFNGSAFVFHVESLGVRSMPIALLTATFAGLVISLQFGYFLARFGVQYTVGRVVVLTLFRELAPVLTALTVGARLGSGMAAELGSMTVTEQVDAIRALGADPLRKLVVPRVLACLLVMPVLTVFADVVGLVAGALVVKAQYAISLNLFFRGALDSVLMQDFVSGVFKGAVFGLIIGLVGCFKGMTVEGGTEGVGRATTQTVAITSVAVCLADFFITKVTLYL from the coding sequence ATGAGCCCTTCGGTCGAGGCGGGCGCCACGCTCATGCCCTCCACGGAGCGCCACCGGCTGATGGAGCGGGTGCGCTTCCGCCTGGAGTCGCTGGGGGCGATGGCGGTGATGACGGGGCAGGTGCTCAGCCGCGCGGTGAGGCCGCCCTTCAACGGCAGCGCGTTTGTCTTTCATGTCGAGTCGCTGGGCGTGCGCTCCATGCCCATCGCGCTGCTCACGGCCACCTTCGCGGGGTTGGTCATCTCGCTCCAGTTCGGCTACTTCCTGGCGCGCTTCGGCGTGCAGTACACGGTGGGCCGCGTCGTCGTGCTCACCTTGTTCCGGGAGCTGGCGCCGGTGCTGACGGCGCTGACGGTGGGCGCGCGGCTGGGCAGCGGCATGGCGGCGGAGCTGGGCTCCATGACGGTGACGGAGCAGGTGGACGCCATCCGCGCGCTGGGGGCGGACCCGCTGCGCAAGCTGGTGGTGCCTCGGGTGCTGGCGTGCCTGTTGGTGATGCCGGTGCTCACGGTGTTCGCGGACGTGGTGGGGCTGGTGGCCGGCGCGCTGGTGGTGAAGGCGCAGTACGCCATCTCGCTGAACCTGTTCTTCCGCGGCGCGCTGGACTCGGTGCTGATGCAGGACTTCGTGTCCGGCGTGTTCAAGGGCGCGGTGTTCGGGCTCATCATCGGCCTGGTGGGCTGCTTCAAGGGGATGACGGTGGAGGGCGGGACGGAGGGCGTGGGCCGCGCGACGACGCAGACGGTGGCGATTACGTCCGTGGCGGTGTGTCTGGCGGACTTCTTCATCACGAAGGTGACGCTGTACCTGTGA
- a CDS encoding helix-turn-helix transcriptional regulator, giving the protein MDKKLATTIGAAARAARTRLELTQADVAERIDVATEVYGRLERGGMLPSVQTLLKLCHELHVSADELLGLAAQGAAPSRSSEPSSSPPERPEVRRLLRTVRQLEAPHVKLLGLVANALGRR; this is encoded by the coding sequence ATGGACAAGAAACTGGCAACCACCATCGGAGCGGCGGCGAGAGCCGCGCGGACGCGGCTGGAGCTCACGCAAGCTGACGTGGCCGAACGCATCGACGTGGCCACGGAGGTGTATGGGCGACTGGAGCGTGGAGGCATGCTTCCCAGCGTGCAGACGCTGCTGAAGCTGTGTCATGAGCTGCATGTCTCCGCGGACGAGCTGCTGGGGCTCGCCGCGCAGGGTGCCGCGCCCTCGCGCTCCAGCGAGCCGTCGTCGTCTCCTCCCGAGCGACCGGAAGTCCGTCGCTTGCTTCGCACCGTGCGTCAGCTCGAAGCCCCCCACGTGAAGCTGCTGGGGCTCGTGGCCAACGCCCTGGGCCGGCGCTGA
- a CDS encoding DNA alkylation repair protein, which translates to MAEPLKFFFDAQLVERLGKTLHHAHPAFPLATFVREARQGLEEHELIGRAQHIRQAMHRALPRDYPQAVEILIRSLGEEREVDRVGGMAVFFYLPHTMYVSEHGLEHFEESMRAQHELTRRFTAEYSIRPFLEQHPERTLARLREWTKDTNAHVRRLVSEGTRPRLPWASRLRAFQKDPRPVLALLELLKDDPELYVRRSVANNLNDIGKDHPEVLVKVAKAWMKDATAEREWVVRHALRFAIKRGEPAALEVVGASKPTGIEVRPTGIPKRAKVGGAMDLRFVVVNRSRKAQSLVVDLAVHFMKARGEAPQPKVFKVRELTLGAGQEEEVGKRVSLAQLSTRRHYPGPHRIEARINGLDLPLGEVDVVE; encoded by the coding sequence ATGGCGGAGCCCCTCAAGTTCTTCTTCGATGCCCAACTGGTGGAGCGATTGGGCAAGACACTTCATCACGCACATCCAGCCTTCCCGCTCGCGACCTTCGTGCGCGAAGCCCGACAGGGATTGGAGGAGCACGAGCTCATCGGCCGTGCCCAACACATCCGTCAGGCCATGCACCGCGCGCTCCCGCGCGACTATCCCCAGGCGGTGGAGATTCTCATCCGCTCACTGGGTGAGGAACGGGAGGTGGACCGGGTGGGCGGCATGGCCGTCTTCTTCTATCTGCCTCACACGATGTACGTGTCCGAGCACGGGCTGGAGCACTTCGAGGAGTCCATGCGCGCGCAGCACGAGCTCACGCGGCGCTTCACGGCGGAGTACTCCATCCGCCCCTTCCTGGAGCAGCACCCGGAGCGGACGCTGGCGCGGCTGCGCGAGTGGACGAAGGACACCAACGCCCACGTGCGGCGGCTCGTCTCGGAGGGCACGCGTCCGCGCCTGCCGTGGGCCTCGCGCCTGCGTGCGTTCCAGAAGGACCCGCGTCCGGTGCTGGCGCTGCTGGAGCTGCTCAAGGATGACCCGGAGCTGTACGTGCGCCGTTCGGTGGCCAACAACCTCAACGACATCGGCAAGGACCATCCGGAGGTGCTGGTGAAGGTGGCGAAGGCGTGGATGAAGGACGCCACGGCGGAGCGGGAGTGGGTGGTGCGGCACGCGCTGCGCTTCGCCATCAAGCGGGGAGAGCCCGCCGCGCTGGAGGTCGTGGGCGCGAGCAAGCCCACCGGCATCGAGGTGCGGCCCACGGGCATTCCCAAGCGCGCGAAGGTGGGCGGCGCCATGGACCTGCGCTTCGTGGTGGTCAACCGCTCCAGGAAGGCCCAGTCGCTCGTGGTGGACCTGGCCGTGCACTTCATGAAGGCGCGCGGCGAGGCGCCTCAGCCCAAGGTCTTCAAGGTGCGCGAGCTGACGCTCGGCGCGGGACAGGAGGAAGAGGTGGGCAAGCGCGTCTCGCTGGCGCAGCTCTCCACGCGCCGTCACTACCCGGGCCCGCACCGCATCGAGGCCCGCATCAACGGCCTGGACCTGCCGCTGGGCGAGGTGGACGTCGTGGAGTGA